ATATTTAATGAGTCCTTTTGATCTTATTTGACGTAAGCAATTTGCTTACAGATTCTTTATACTAAAAAAGTTATATTCATTTAGGTAATTTATATAATCTAATGCTTTGAGTTTTTTACAAGATTATTTAAGTATCTTATTTCTTTTATATAAATTCTCCTATTTATATAATACGTTACGATAGCAATTAAACTATATTGAATTAAAAAACTAATATAGTTTGTTAAATATCCTAATTCGTTTCCTAATACATATAAAATCGTTGACATGAATAAATTTTGAACAATTAATATTAGTTTATAATGATTTTCTCCATATTTACTCAATAGCTTTGGGTATAGTACTGTTGCTGAATATGAAAATAGAAAAGATATTCCTAGAATAGTTATCAACCAATTAGACATATTCCTATCAGATGTAACTATTCCATATATCATAAATATAATTAAACACTCTGATAATATAAGAAAAAATTTGGAGTTATAGGCTTTCATTGATTATATTCCTCCTCTATACTTTTTTTGAAGTCTTTAAAATAACTTCTATTTACTACTTGCTTATATTTATTACTTAGCATTACTTGAAACCTCATATTGGAATGGTAACTAATCTCCTCTATATGCTTAACATTTATTATTGTATTTTTATTTACTTTTATAAAATAACTTCTTCTTGATAGAATTTCCTCTAATCTTTTCATCGATATCTTTATAATTAATAATTTGTTTTCAATAGTTGTAAAACATACATCTCTTCCATAAGTTTCAAAATATATTATATCTTTATCCTTTACCTTTATTTCTTTATTTGTGTCTAAGTCCTTACCTATAATACTTGAATTATATGACATTAATAATCCTTTTATATAAATATAGTCATTTTCATTATCGTCAGTTGTTATTACATTTACATTAGTTTCATTTATCAAATTATCTTTAATATGATTTATTTTCATCTTTACCTCCTATCTCAATATAATTTAATTGTATGAATACTATTCCTTGCTGTCTACATACCTATCTTCTTGTTGCAAATATCAATACATTTTTTACAAAACTAGTTAGTGTATTTATAAACTTACATAAATATTACTTCCTGTAATATTTGATTTTGCTAAACTTTGCCTTTAATCAACTTAATAATTTCTATAATTTAACTTTATTTAAATATATTTTTAACATAAATAGAACTAATAAATAACTTTTTTATTTATTAGTTCTATTTATGTTAAAATACAATCTATTCACATTTGAACCTTAATATTTTTTATTATTTAATATATTAATCGCTTGATGAACTGCCCACTTTTGATGTTCTAAGTGTATATATTTACAACAATCTTGTATATCGACCCATAACAATTCATGCCCTTTTTCTTTAGGCTTTGATGTTATATCTATAAATTCAGCAAAGTAAAAATAGCCTATTCCATAAAAGTATCCTATACTATCAATATAATCATACTTTCCACCTTTGCAAATGAAATT
This is a stretch of genomic DNA from Paraclostridium bifermentans. It encodes these proteins:
- a CDS encoding LytTR family DNA-binding domain-containing protein; protein product: MKINHIKDNLINETNVNVITTDDNENDYIYIKGLLMSYNSSIIGKDLDTNKEIKVKDKDIIYFETYGRDVCFTTIENKLLIIKISMKRLEEILSRRSYFIKVNKNTIINVKHIEEISYHSNMRFQVMLSNKYKQVVNRSYFKDFKKSIEEEYNQ
- a CDS encoding NUDIX hydrolase → MDVVVKNFICKGGKYDYIDSIGYFYGIGYFYFAEFIDITSKPKEKGHELLWVDIQDCCKYIHLEHQKWAVHQAINILNNKKY